The Candidatus Zixiibacteriota bacterium genome contains a region encoding:
- a CDS encoding response regulator: MKDDIRILVVDDEALMRNLLLKILEQEGYQISLAASSKEALEELENTDFDIVLSDVKMPEISGFDLLKIIKQKWPDTAMIMMTGYGDAYTVKEALMLGADEYVTKPFKSYEISLIIERAYWRQLASKKNKTANLKIGS, translated from the coding sequence ATGAAAGATGACATCAGGATATTAGTTGTAGATGATGAAGCCCTTATGCGAAATTTGCTTCTGAAAATTCTCGAACAGGAAGGCTATCAAATATCATTAGCCGCATCTTCTAAAGAGGCTTTGGAGGAATTAGAAAATACAGACTTCGATATAGTTCTATCTGATGTTAAAATGCCAGAGATAAGCGGTTTCGATCTTCTCAAAATCATCAAACAGAAATGGCCTGATACTGCTATGATTATGATGACCGGTTATGGCGATGCCTACACAGTTAAAGAGGCTTTAATGCTCGGCGCTGACGAGTATGTAACCAAACCTTTTAAAAGTTATGAAATATCTTTAATTATCGAAAGGGCTTATTGGAGACAATTAGCGTCAAAAAAGAATAAAACAGCCAATTTAAAAATAGGTAGTTAG